The Thiorhodovibrio frisius genome segment GGCGCTGCGGACACTGTCGTCGTTAGGCTTCCAACTGCTGGCGATGACTCTGTCAAAACCGCTATGGATCAGGTAGTTACCATTCCGGTGCTCAACAACGACATTGATCCGAACGGTGATGCTCTGAGTGTGCTGGGCGCGGGGAATCCATCTAACGGCGCTGTTGTCGTTAATGCTGACAATACAATTACTTACACTCCAGACTCCGGCTTCATCGGTGAGGATTCGTTTGTTTACACGCTCGAAGCTGGTGGCGACATTGACACCGCAACCGTGACTGTGACTGTGACTGATGGGGGGGGGGACGTTGAGACAGCTCCTGATGCAGTGGATGATGCAGTTGAAACCAACGCTGGAGAGTCTGTTGCCATTTTTGTCCTCCAAAACGACTCAGATCCGAATGGCGATGTCATCACGATTGACCAAGTGTTTAATCCCCAGAACGGAACTGTCAGCAATGATGATGGCGTGCTGACTTATACCCCCAATGAGGGTTTTTCGGGCAAGGACACGTTTAACTATTCAATTACGGATGGAAAAGAGACTGATTCAGCGACGGTGACAGTCACAGTTCAAGCTCCTGAAGTTGAGGTGCGTGATTACAATGCCATGTACATTCTCACGGACGAAAGCCCCAGCGAGTTCTATGTCGCCGAGGGACTCGCGGCCAATGTGGAGGGTGAGAGAGAGGGAAAGACACTCAATATAGCCAACGGTGCCGCGGCGGGCGGCTTGGCCCGAGGCTCAACGGTGAACCTTGAAGGCGCGAGCGAAGATTACACCCTGGTGCGGAACGGCACGACCCTTGAGGTGCGCGATGGCAACGATGCCTTGGCTGCGTCCCTGAATGTTTCGCCCACTGTGTTATCGACGCTGCGGTTCAAGGACGGCGCCACAGCACTGATGATCGAGTCAGGGAAAATTGCTCTCGGCGGACAATTCCTCGTTAACGACGGCGACACCGTTGCGGGCGCGGACCTCGACTTGGACGGTGCCGACACCTCTGTGCTGACCTTTACCGACAACGTCGATCTCCCTGAAAGCCCCGAGGCCAACGCCTACCTGGTGTTGATGGATACGAGCCCGAGGGAGTTCACTTTGGGTGATGGGTTAGTGACCAGCGTCCTCGGCGGCACCAAGGGGATGACGATTTTCGTGCCTGATGGCGCGGGTATCGACAACGTCTCGGCAGGCACCACGCTGGCATTCGAGGGTGAAATCAGTGATTTCCGATTCACGCGCACTGGCACCACCATGAACATCCGCGACGCCGAGGGCAATCTCGCCACGAATATCAAGGTGGTCACGGGCACTGATAGCAGGCTGATCTTTGCTGACGGCGCGGTTGACTTGGGCGCTGTTGATAAAAATCTCGTTCTCGGCGGATTCGCTTTCACCGAGGGCCAGGATAAGCAAGGTAACGAGCTGACGGTCGATCCGAGCGAAACCTCGGAGCCTTTGTTTGGTTACAATCTCAATGGAGGTACTCCATTCGCCGCAGACCAGGTGGACGCAGGTACGGGCGCCTTTGACTTCAAGGCTGATGTGGACTGGGCCACCTTCACCAATATCGCGAACTTTGGCGATGACGACACTCTTGAAATCAACGGGGTAACTTATTCTGGTGACGTCGAGGTTCGGGTTGCTAGCGGGAATACAATCCTCAGCTTCGATAACGGAAAGGGGATCGCCTCCGAAATTCAGTTCGTTGGTGTCTCCGGAGATTTTTTCAGCGTGGAAAGTTTCAACAAAGACCCAAATTTCGGCAATATTTTACTTCCCGATGCCGAAGCGGTTGTCACAAATACGGAGTATCTCATCGGTGGTAACATGGTCTCGCCGGTCCAAAGGGATGCCGCTGGGGCAGTTACATTCGTCGATCAAGGAAGCGGACCGGTCCACGCCCTAATCACAAATTTCGGCGCGGACGACACCCTGAAACTACCTGTAGCTGACCTGAACCTAGTTTCAGTCAACGTCACCGAGGCTGGCGCGGAATTTGAATACGGTCTTAACAATTCTGTAATTACTCTGCAAGGGGTAACGGGCAGCTTCTTTGATGTCGCCGATTTCAATGGATTGAGCGAGTATGGCGATGTCATTGCTGACGGCGGTGGTGCAGTCGCGCCCGAGCCAGCAGAGCCCGTGATCGAGCCGGGAGAGGAGCCCGTGATCGAGCCGGGAGAGGAGCCCGTGATCGAGCCGGGAGAGGAGCCCGTGATCGAGCCGGGAGAGGAGCCCGTGATCGAGCCGGGAGAGGAGCCCGTGATCGAGCCGGGAGAGGAGCCCGTAACCGAGCCGGGAGAGGAGCCCGTAACCGAGCCAGAACCTAAGTTGATATTGCTGACGAAAGAGAATAACGTGCTAGATGCTGGCGCCGGGGCAGTGATCATCGAAGATCCTGGACTTTTGGACCAGGTGAATGATACCATTTCTGTCGAGATCACAAACTTCGGCGCTGACGACTCACTTCGGTTGGCAGCGGACTGGGCAGCTGTTAGTGTGTCCGTGTCTTCGGGAAACACGTATTTCGAATACGATAATGGCACTGAAGGTGTGTTAAACATCGAATTGACCGGAGTGGCCGGATTCTTCACATCGGTCGAAGAATTCAATGCATCGCCTGACTATGGAGACGTGCTTCCTGCTGTTGAGCTCATCAATGCTTCGCCTGACTATGGTGTGCTTCCTGCTGTTGAGCTCATCTAGACCACATTTAACAAGGCTTTAATGCCTGCGGAGTCCTTTCCTCCGGAAGTGGCGATCGAAGGGTAGAAGTGTCGCCACTGTTCGCAAATCAACGCCGGTCATCCTGCAATTGGATGACCGGCGTTTTTCGTTTTTGGAGAGGGGCTAGGTTGAGAAGTTGAGAAAAAGGGTAATTTATGGCGCCAATGCGGCTGGTAGCTAGTTCAATCTGCCAACAACGAGCCCCAAACGCCTCATGCAGTTTTTATGTCGGCATCAAGGCGAGTCTCCGCAGCGCTTGAGCATTGAGCATTGAGGCGCCGACATGCGTCTCGATCCACTGGTCGGGCACGCCGGTCTCGGCTCGGTCGACGAAGCGCTACCCGGCCCGACACTGTCACTGTGATGTCTTGTATTCCGGGTGTCAGTCATTTGCGAACACCGGATTGTGCGGTTCCTGAACGCGAATAAAGGTGGTGCGCTTGCTGAGTTCTTTCAGGCTTTGGGCGCCGACATAGGTGCAGGCGGAGCGCAGGCCGCCAAGGATATCGTTGACGGTGTTAATGACCGGGCCGCGGTAGGGCACCTCGACCGTCTTGCCCTCGGAGGCGCGGTACTCGGCAATGCCCTCGGCGTGCTTGTGCATGGCGGTGTCCGAGCTCATGCCGTAGAAGACTTTATAGCTCTTGCCGTCGCGCTCGATTCTCTCGCCGCCGGATTCATCATGGCCGGCCAGCATGCCGCCGAGCATGACTAAGTCGGCGCCGCCGCCAAAGGCCTTGGCGATATCGCCGGGCACCGCGCAGCCGCCATCGGAGATGATGTGTCCGCCAAGCCCATGGGCCGCGTCGGCGCACTCGATGATGGCCAAGAGCTGGGGATAGCCAACACCGGTTTTGACACGGATAGGAAATCCAAGCCACCCTGAGCGTCCAAGTTGGCCCGAGGAAGGAAGTTAGCGGGGGTGGGGTGCGCGGTCAACGTCCAACTGCGGGCTGACGGACGTCGGGGCGGTGCAGGCGCGCGTGTACAATGGTGCTGGCACGTGCATCTGCGGGGCAGCGTGCCACCGGCAGACGAGAGGGGCTGCACCGTTGCCTGCGAGAGAGACGGCGGCTGCCAGGCGACGCGCTGATCGAACTCGAAGTCGGGCTCGGGCTGCCGGCGGGTTGGGCATTCCAGCATCGAAGGCGAAAAGGGTGGAAGGAAATGACAGGATGCAAAGCGCCGCAAACAATAGTCGAATCAGATTCATTTGAGACTGCCTGAAGAGATTGTGACAATGAATATCGGCGCGATTGCGGACTGGTGGGAAGCGCCAATTCAGAACGGATAGAAAATCCAAGCGCTGCTGCGGTTTCATCTCCGCCAATAATTCACCCTGGCCGGGACAAGTGGATCAGTCAACAGTCGACCAAGGGCAGGCGCTTGCGGAGTTCAACGAGCAGATGCTTGACGCCGTGTGGGAATGCGCTTTGCCTACCTCCTAAGCCGCTTCGGGTCTAGGCGCCTTCGCCTCGCTCTCCATGGCGCGCAGCGAACGAGGTGC includes the following:
- a CDS encoding Ig-like domain-containing protein, with translation MANLLKIGQNDFTPLATVIDFDEVDVPMGTENPVFEFTNIDKLGDVTVSFGQQFVGQTVIGTRPVTLDDTTPDGPLRLDLTQGVVETVYDGADGHTSPVLSGSPTFNGPIAVHFSQPVAAVGLKGGYFDALESTTIEVFDINGNSIGEIQNSIKGFEFYGLTTDTGQNLIAGLSFYITGNEPAGFEIDDITFGAADTVVVRLPTAGDDSVKTAMDQVVTIPVLNNDIDPNGDALSVLGAGNPSNGAVVVNADNTITYTPDSGFIGEDSFVYTLEAGGDIDTATVTVTVTDGGGDVETAPDAVDDAVETNAGESVAIFVLQNDSDPNGDVITIDQVFNPQNGTVSNDDGVLTYTPNEGFSGKDTFNYSITDGKETDSATVTVTVQAPEVEVRDYNAMYILTDESPSEFYVAEGLAANVEGEREGKTLNIANGAAAGGLARGSTVNLEGASEDYTLVRNGTTLEVRDGNDALAASLNVSPTVLSTLRFKDGATALMIESGKIALGGQFLVNDGDTVAGADLDLDGADTSVLTFTDNVDLPESPEANAYLVLMDTSPREFTLGDGLVTSVLGGTKGMTIFVPDGAGIDNVSAGTTLAFEGEISDFRFTRTGTTMNIRDAEGNLATNIKVVTGTDSRLIFADGAVDLGAVDKNLVLGGFAFTEGQDKQGNELTVDPSETSEPLFGYNLNGGTPFAADQVDAGTGAFDFKADVDWATFTNIANFGDDDTLEINGVTYSGDVEVRVASGNTILSFDNGKGIASEIQFVGVSGDFFSVESFNKDPNFGNILLPDAEAVVTNTEYLIGGNMVSPVQRDAAGAVTFVDQGSGPVHALITNFGADDTLKLPVADLNLVSVNVTEAGAEFEYGLNNSVITLQGVTGSFFDVADFNGLSEYGDVIADGGGAVAPEPAEPVIEPGEEPVIEPGEEPVIEPGEEPVIEPGEEPVIEPGEEPVIEPGEEPVTEPGEEPVTEPEPKLILLTKENNVLDAGAGAVIIEDPGLLDQVNDTISVEITNFGADDSLRLAADWAAVSVSVSSGNTYFEYDNGTEGVLNIELTGVAGFFTSVEEFNASPDYGDVLPAVELINASPDYGVLPAVELI
- a CDS encoding IMP dehydrogenase, whose translation is MAIIECADAAHGLGGHIISDGGCAVPGDIAKAFGGGADLVMLGGMLAGHDESGGERIERDGKSYKVFYGMSSDTAMHKHAEGIAEYRASEGKTVEVPYRGPVINTVNDILGGLRSACTYVGAQSLKELSKRTTFIRVQEPHNPVFAND